GATTTGCATGCACCATTTACTCTTTTCCTGGTGGCTAATTTTAGCTTGTCACAGTTTCATGTTTTGGAACGCAAAACATTGAAGGTGTAACCATATTATGTTGATTCGTGGAACATGAGTAGTGTCTAGTGAGTTTATGTTGATCTGCTGTTATGTTTCAGTAGACTTGTACTTTGCTTTTCATGACCCTATAAATTAAAAGTGCGTAACATTTACACCCCATGTTTAGAAGTTTTGTTTATTCTTTGCTCTCTATATGCTAGCTAAATATAGATGCAGATGGGACAATTTGATAGCCACTAAATTTTGCTGAGAAATTGTGCAGATTCATACGTCCAAAAAAGCATGTGTAGCTTCTTACCCAAGTTCGGTGCAGAATGATATATTGTGGTTCTGGCCCAATACTGATCCTCAATATAAAGATATTCTTACAAGAGAAAAGCCCCCATACATACCAGAAATAGATGATCCATCTTTTACTAAATTTATGGGAAACAGAGACATTCCTTACGGGTATGATATGTGCCTCACTTTCTTTACATGAACcacttctatttttatttttttccttcttattgCGAATTGACAAAGACATGTGTCGTTTCGATATACATATCGTATCCTAACATCATAAATAACAGCCATATTCCCTTCTCTGTGTATCTTAATTACAAAATGATTATGCAATTCAAGGTATGAAGTACTGACAGAAAATCTTATGGACCCTGCACATGTTCCATATGCACACTATGGACTAATGCGTACTGCAGAACCAAAAGGTAGGCATGTAAGATATATCTTTCTTCACTTGAGTAACTTTCAATTTACTATATATAGGACAATTACATATGTAGAGCTTATTGACAGTGAAAGCTGATAGAGAAGGGGGCAGGCCACTTGAATTGCTTGTTGAAAAGTTAGATATCAATGGTTTTATAGCAGATCAGGGTTGGAGCAAAAGCAAATTTATTCCACCATGCATTTTTTATGCATATACTCCAGATAAACCTTCCGAATCTGGTGAAACTCAGGTAACATGTTGAGTAGATCTATCGTTTGGTAAGAAACAGTAAGTATGCAGTTTCTTCAAGTGTTGCATGATGTGTGTTCAACTTTATGCAGAAACCATCAGCTCAGAAGAAGATGGCTTTAATCTTTATCTGTGTTCCGGTTAGTCCTGGTAAAAGTAGATTAATATGGTGCTTCCCAAGAAACTTTGGAAAGTGGATGGACAAAATTGTACCACGATGGATATTTCATATGGGACAAAACCTGATTCTAGATTCAGATTTATATCTCCTCCATGTTGAGGTAATTCCTatcataatttataaactatttatcCTGTTCACTAATCAGTTCCATTAGTCTCTGCTTTTTCctcttcaaattattataagttATATTATACTAAACAAAGTAATCACATAGAGCTGCAACAACTTATTCCACTAGGTAGTATTCGTTACATGAACTAAACAATGTTATAATGTTTTGttggaaatattatttatacacATAAAGTTCCTTGAAGTTTGAGTagtgctttttttttatcattggtAACACTCGAGGTACTCTTCCATTTTATTCATCCTACTCGAATCCTATGGTTTACATCTCTTTTGCccataaaaacaataaaagaaacatattaGTAGTTACTATTACATATTAGCAATCTAAAATTTAGTAACTATAACTTTTTCAATGGATTAGTTTATTTAGCTTGCGTCTGTGTTTATTAACTTTCATGGACATTTGCAACAAAAGATTTGATCAAAATATTAGTAGATGATGTTTTCAACACAAATGCTTGTTATACATAGTAGCTGACAGCTTGACTTTATCATTGAATTTGTGGTCGGTTATTAATGTATGAAATCTCTTTTCTTAATATCTGTAATTGATTCTTTATATTAGTTTCTTTAACTGTGACAGATTGATCACCCAAGTTTCAGTCAGTATcagaaattttagtttttgatgaaatttatgTTCTTCTAACTTGAATAGTCTCAAACTAATTTTTCTAAGCCTTGGTGAACATATGGACTTTTCGGCACTGAATTAATTTTCTGTTGGTCGAACTGATGGAGGATTTTGTCTAGTGCGAAATAACTCTTTAATGCAATCTGcagatttataattttacatttgcTTCAGCTGCTATGATTGAATATCTCTTAAAAGGgttaataattttacttaacAATGTTGAGAAAGCTAATATGAACAGCCAGTTGCTACCTCATGTAACCAAAATGGGGTACCtgtctttattcttttcttggctgttttattttcttagttttggTGCTACATAGCTAAGAAATGTCTAGTTTAGTTTGACTCCTCATATTTGGTTCTTGAATTCTTTTGATAGGAACATAAAATAATGGATATTGGTCCAAACAATTGGCAAGAGGCCTGTTTTGTTCCAACAAAGTCAGATGCCCTTGTTATTGGTTACAGAAAGTGGTTAAAGAAGTATGCAGGTGGTCAGGTTGAATGGAGAGGAAAATATATTGGAGCTCTTCCTTCAACACCTCCTAGAGAACAGCTTTTGGACAGGTACTCATAAGATTGCATTTGAACATGGAAGTTTCCATTTAGTATATTTCAAATAGATTTGCTTCTTCCTTCAATATGTTTTAAGGGAAGAATTATAACGAGTTGGTATACCATTTGGTCACTGGATGTGGCAACTTCAGTTGCTTTGTCCATGAAAAAGTCTATACAGATTAGTCCTTCGATGTGTGGAATTATTTACAAGTTGACACCTTTAAAAGGGTAAATTTGTTATGGATCTATAAGTTTTTTAGTTAGAGATAAAGAAATGTAACAAAGTAGCAAAAAAGAAACGTAATATAAAAGTGTGCTCTGACATAAATGTAGCTTTAGATAGGCTTGTTTGAAAACCCAATTGCAACAGATGATCAATAATTATGTTGTACCACACCCTTGGGGCTTGATATAAGGCTTTTTCTTAGCAAGTAGAACTTGTCTTTTTGGCCTTTGATCACGGAACTTTCTTGTTGCTCAACATAGATCTCTTCTTGCAAAAAGCCTTTAAGGCAGATTAGACGTGCATATTGTCACCCGTTTTGCCTTTTAGTGTCATGTCTTGCCACTAGAGAGCAAAGGTGTTAGAGTAGTCAGTTCCAAATGTTTAAGAATTGCCTGTAACCACCAATCTTGCTTTGTGCCTGTTTATAAAGCCACCAGGGTTGAAATGTTTTTTCTAAACACCCATTTCAACCCAATGACATCTCTTGAAACCAGCTCTCATGTCTGATTTCTCTAAATCATGGACAGCTCCTCCTGCATTTCAGCTATTTCTCCTTCATAACAACTTATTCAAAACTGGCAGGTTCACCCACTGCTATGTTACACgttgttttatttcttctttggTAGATATAAAAAAGTAACCTTGTGCCACAAACATGCGAATCATCTATTGTTTCTTCAAACTCAAATGCAATACTTTGACTATTCTTTGAGTCACCCCAGCATCAGCTTTCATCTTCCATGAAATGCACATCACTAATTATAAGCACTTTTTCCGGTTTGAGGCTTATAATATCCAATCTGCAGGTTCAGCCCTTTATGCAtatgttattttcaaaaataacctTGAACCCTTTCTCAAGTTGCTGACAACACAGCAAATTCTGATTAATTTCAGTTACATATAAGCCATCGGTAAGGATTTTAGTACCTGATCACCGTTTTGagttggtacccatttgactttggtgCTCTCCAATTGCTTGAACAGTTCTTTGTCATAGGTCATGTGGACAGTGAATTCCCATCAATTAGCCAAGATTCACATGAACAATTGATGGAAAAATAGATTGCAACAAATAGTTGATTCCCTTCTTTCTCTTGTTTGGAATGCTTGTTTTTGGGTGGGGCAGGTGCTTCCTTTACCCCTCTTACCCTGCTGCTTCCTGACATTGTTggttacaatttaatttgaacAGGTACTGGTCCCATGTTGTGAACTGCAAGAGCTGCAATTCTGCATACAAAAGCCTGAATGTGATTGAAGTAATGCTGCAGATCATATCTGTTGCTTCAATTGGGATTGTGGCAACCATGAAGCAAGGTACAATGTCAGTGGCAACAAGANACTCATTGGTTGTGTTAGCAGTACTATCATTTGCATTCTCTCGGTGGTTGGCTCATTTCATATACAAAAACTTCCGCTATCATGATTACGACCACGCATTCCGCTGAGATATGTTTTCCATAGTTCTtcaagcatatatatatatatatatatatatatataccatagGAAAGCTCCACAAGAATGAAGCCAAATATTCCCAAGTACCGAAAAAGGAACAGATCTGTGTTAAAAGTGTAATGTTGTGTTGGGTTGCTTCCAAAtagaaagaagatgaagtgaAACTAAGAATGTAATGAAGAGATGTCCAAGTTTCAAACTTAAGCAGATATTCCTTTGTATATCCTTTATTGTC
The sequence above is a segment of the Vigna radiata var. radiata cultivar VC1973A unplaced genomic scaffold, Vradiata_ver6 scaffold_590, whole genome shotgun sequence genome. Coding sequences within it:
- the LOC106754279 gene encoding protochlorophyllide-dependent translocon component 52, chloroplastic gives rise to the protein MEVVCAFSVGTLHIPTAPKRPTSFRKSIFFSNHVNSHISLVSGEISKSKLFTAFSPPPLTESSNQPEAEPEFEGQAEKFDWYSQWYPLMPICDLDKRKPHGKRVLGIDVVVWWDRNEGAWQVQDDACPHRLAPLSEGRIDQWGRLQCVYHGWCFNGKGECKFIPQAPPDGPPIHTSKKACVASYPSSVQNDILWFWPNTDPQYKDILTREKPPYIPEIDDPSFTKFMGNRDIPYGYEVLTENLMDPAHVPYAHYGLMRTAEPKVKADREGGRPLELLVEKLDINGFIADQGWSKSKFIPPCIFYAYTPDKPSESGETQKPSAQKKMALIFICVPVSPGKSRLIWCFPRNFGKWMDKIVPRWIFHMGQNLILDSDLYLLHVEEHKIMDIGPNNWQEACFVPTKSDALVIGYRKWLKKYAGGQVEWRGKYIGALPSTPPREQLLDRYWSHVVNCKSCNSAYKSLNVIEVMLQIISVASIGIVATMKQGTMSVATRXSLVVLAVLSFAFSRWLAHFIYKNFRYHDYDHAFR